The following coding sequences lie in one Psychrilyobacter atlanticus DSM 19335 genomic window:
- a CDS encoding type II secretion system protein codes for MKHNLKKGFTILEVLIVVAITGVLAGTVAPKLIKEMRKGTVAKVQHNLGVIRSRLSLDESLLDEFPNLYDKLNPGLLKAYSIEPTPSFTDKEGVSHKANSEVTYSRSNVGGWVYNKDEGEIYANLPDGAYTKDEEYEIWGGETPAISKLTYNSSDSLSYGKLQFKNEDGKWEDIVDGEVYSSDTEIRYIPDSDNVSGNANQINIGTADGDEAKLSDWGSVTGNEAVLILEDGTIVTTTVANGNLKEFNGAGAQGNGIGSTNLSSGLNKNNSLQIAVDGEDINKVIFTLDGLGSWFDENSRNATQVNITAYDKNGEAIATQSSYRDSGSYSDEYSFEITEPVSYFELTSGAVKNGATGNGTYVVQNVRLIKSAQDSVNLTITHPDGTTEEISKDILLDNTNSGDPITINKKEEENE; via the coding sequence ATGAAACATAATTTAAAAAAAGGATTTACAATACTTGAAGTATTAATTGTAGTAGCTATAACCGGTGTTCTCGCTGGAACTGTTGCACCAAAATTAATAAAAGAAATGAGAAAGGGTACAGTAGCTAAAGTACAACATAATTTAGGAGTAATCAGATCTCGGTTATCTTTAGACGAATCTCTCTTAGATGAGTTCCCAAATTTATATGATAAATTAAATCCAGGTTTATTGAAAGCTTACAGTATTGAACCTACCCCTTCATTTACAGATAAAGAAGGGGTTAGTCATAAAGCTAATTCTGAAGTTACTTATTCAAGAAGTAATGTGGGTGGTTGGGTATATAATAAGGATGAAGGAGAAATCTACGCTAATTTACCAGATGGAGCATATACAAAAGATGAAGAATATGAAATATGGGGTGGAGAAACACCGGCTATATCTAAATTAACTTATAATAGTAGTGATAGTCTATCTTATGGAAAATTACAATTTAAAAATGAAGATGGAAAATGGGAAGATATTGTAGATGGAGAGGTCTATTCATCAGATACAGAAATAAGATATATTCCAGATTCAGATAATGTTTCAGGGAATGCAAATCAAATAAATATAGGAACTGCAGATGGAGATGAAGCTAAGTTAAGTGATTGGGGAAGCGTCACCGGAAATGAAGCAGTATTAATATTAGAGGATGGAACAATTGTTACTACTACAGTTGCTAATGGAAATTTAAAAGAATTTAATGGAGCAGGGGCTCAAGGAAATGGAATAGGGTCTACTAATCTTAGCTCAGGACTAAATAAAAATAACTCATTACAAATAGCTGTAGACGGAGAAGATATCAATAAGGTTATTTTTACTCTAGATGGATTAGGTTCATGGTTTGATGAAAATAGTCGAAACGCTACTCAAGTAAACATTACTGCCTATGATAAAAATGGAGAAGCAATCGCTACACAGAGCAGTTATAGAGATTCAGGGTCGTATTCAGATGAATATTCTTTTGAAATAACAGAACCTGTTTCCTATTTTGAACTGACATCGGGAGCAGTAAAAAATGGAGCAACTGGAAACGGTACATACGTAGTACAAAATGTACGCCTAATAAAGAGTGCTCAAGACAGTGTTAATTTAACAATTACTCATCCAGATGGGACAACAGAGGAAATATCTAAAGATATACTTTTAGACAATACAAATTCAGGTGATCCTATTACTATAAATAAAAAAGAAGAAGAAAACGAATAG
- a CDS encoding Cof-type HAD-IIB family hydrolase, with product MKYKAVISDLDGTLLNSEHKISDYTKTVIKSIIDSGVKFFIATGRHHTDVLAIKKILDLDSIMITSNGARVHDEENKEILARDLPLSISRGIIDLKLDEEIYVNLYAGDHWYTEKEAQWTEEFHTESGFTYTLANFEDLKNTKITKFFYLHEDPKVMSQLEEKIKGLYPDQLNVTMSLPICLEVMAKDVSKGTAIVEVLKLEDIKIEETIAFGDGLNDLEMLGLVGKGFIMENGSQTLKETLPHLEVIGNNTDDGVAKKLEEIFQIQK from the coding sequence ATGAAATATAAAGCAGTTATTTCTGATTTGGATGGTACACTTTTAAATTCAGAACATAAAATTTCAGACTATACTAAAACAGTTATTAAATCTATCATCGATAGTGGGGTTAAATTTTTCATCGCAACTGGAAGACACCATACCGATGTATTAGCTATAAAAAAAATATTGGATTTAGACAGCATTATGATTACCTCTAACGGGGCTAGAGTCCATGATGAAGAAAATAAAGAGATCTTAGCTAGAGATCTTCCCCTATCTATATCAAGAGGGATAATCGATCTTAAACTAGATGAGGAAATTTACGTTAATCTATATGCTGGAGATCATTGGTATACAGAAAAAGAAGCTCAGTGGACGGAAGAATTTCATACTGAATCTGGGTTTACCTATACTTTAGCTAATTTTGAAGATCTAAAAAATACCAAAATTACTAAGTTTTTCTACCTTCACGAAGATCCAAAGGTAATGTCGCAATTAGAAGAAAAAATCAAGGGACTTTATCCTGATCAGCTTAATGTAACTATGTCACTCCCTATCTGTTTGGAAGTAATGGCCAAAGATGTATCTAAGGGAACTGCCATAGTAGAAGTTTTAAAATTAGAAGATATCAAAATTGAAGAAACAATAGCCTTTGGTGACGGATTAAACGATTTAGAGATGTTAGGACTGGTAGGAAAAGGATTCATAATGGAAAACGGAAGCCAGACACTAAAAGAAACGTTACCGCATCTAGAAGTTATTGGAAACAATACAGACGATGGAGTAGCTAAGAAATTAGAGGAAATATTTCAAATACAAAAATAA
- a CDS encoding replication initiation protein, translated as MSKTIRDSKAVNDSLITTVKDQGVTLKIFYCLIEKFNQQYEYEPLQLTKSELWDLCGLTGEYNSKDIHKLIEVLTRSETYNLKGKNIINGAIFVIEILASGNIDIHIPKPFRKHLSYERDMKLMTKAKKRERMTIEGLDDYDREVKMKSKELVLLNKAHILGLTGKYNIRLYTLLKQWDKIGRYEKSWGEFKNIMEVPNSYKSSDIDKHVLNKVKTELLKANIKITKIEKIKKGRSIDKIRILFKTV; from the coding sequence ATGAGTAAAACAATAAGAGATAGTAAGGCGGTGAACGATTCATTGATAACAACAGTAAAAGACCAAGGAGTGACTTTGAAAATATTTTATTGTTTAATAGAAAAATTTAATCAACAATACGAGTACGAGCCTTTACAACTAACAAAATCAGAATTATGGGATTTATGCGGATTAACAGGGGAGTATAATAGTAAAGATATACATAAATTAATAGAAGTATTGACGAGATCTGAAACTTATAATTTAAAAGGCAAAAATATCATTAATGGGGCTATATTTGTTATTGAAATACTAGCTAGTGGAAATATAGATATACATATACCAAAGCCATTTAGAAAACATTTATCTTATGAAAGAGATATGAAATTAATGACTAAAGCAAAAAAGAGAGAGAGAATGACTATTGAGGGTTTAGATGATTACGATAGAGAAGTAAAAATGAAATCTAAAGAATTAGTTTTATTAAATAAAGCACATATTTTAGGGCTTACAGGAAAATATAATATAAGGCTTTACACTCTTTTAAAGCAATGGGATAAAATAGGTAGATATGAAAAATCTTGGGGAGAATTTAAAAACATAATGGAAGTACCAAATAGTTATAAATCTAGTGATATAGACAAGCATGTTTTAAATAAAGTTAAAACAGAACTATTAAAAGCAAATATAAAGATCACCAAGATAGAAAAGATAAAAAAAGGTAGAAGTATAGATAAAATAAGAATATTGTTTAAAACTGTTTAA
- a CDS encoding PstS family phosphate ABC transporter substrate-binding protein — protein sequence MLKKILLGASLLLFVACGEGKTKSEVIKLQGSDTILNTSQAIAEEFMKENKGARIAVTGGGSGTGIAAKLNGTVHIAMASRSIKEKELQKAKESSINIEEIVLGFDGITVIVNHDNKVADLDKESLGKVFSGEITNWNELGGEDAEIVVLSRDSSSGTHSYFKEAIVRNGKKESTKEYGTKTLYMPSNQAILQEVKSNKYAIGYIGMGYMEDSVNEVAVDGIEPSFQNVADKSYPIAREIYWYVDGDRKGDEAKLVEFALSPKGQEIVKSEGFVPAK from the coding sequence ATGTTAAAGAAAATATTATTAGGTGCATCATTACTACTCTTTGTAGCATGTGGAGAGGGAAAAACTAAATCAGAGGTAATTAAATTACAGGGTTCAGATACAATATTAAATACCTCTCAGGCCATTGCAGAAGAATTCATGAAAGAAAATAAAGGAGCAAGGATTGCAGTTACAGGGGGAGGATCTGGAACTGGTATAGCAGCAAAATTAAACGGGACAGTTCATATCGCAATGGCTTCTAGATCTATAAAAGAAAAGGAACTGCAAAAAGCTAAAGAAAGTAGTATCAACATAGAGGAGATTGTACTTGGATTTGATGGAATTACTGTTATTGTAAACCACGATAATAAAGTTGCAGACTTAGATAAAGAATCATTAGGAAAAGTTTTCTCAGGGGAAATCACTAACTGGAATGAATTAGGAGGAGAAGACGCTGAGATTGTCGTTTTATCTAGAGACTCTTCTTCAGGAACACACTCTTACTTCAAAGAAGCAATTGTCAGAAACGGTAAAAAAGAAAGTACTAAAGAGTATGGAACTAAAACACTATACATGCCTTCGAATCAAGCGATACTTCAAGAAGTAAAATCTAATAAATATGCCATAGGATATATCGGTATGGGATATATGGAAGATTCTGTTAACGAAGTAGCTGTCGACGGAATAGAACCCTCTTTCCAAAATGTAGCAGATAAGAGTTATCCTATTGCAAGAGAGATCTACTGGTATGTTGATGGAGACAGAAAAGGTGACGAAGCTAAATTAGTAGAATTTGCCCTTTCACCAAAGGGACAAGAAATTGTAAAATCAGAAGGATTTGTACCAGCTAAATAA
- a CDS encoding PQQ-dependent sugar dehydrogenase — MNKTILILTLLISLSMNTFSSSYSPKIEEVARGQGIIWAFDFLPGGNILFTEREGRLKHLDLETKEITEITGIPEVETVGQGGLLDIHIDKKLQVFLTYSARDSEAGLTTAVYSARWEDMKLVEGKTIFIATTKKNNEGRHFGSRIEESSRGNLFITVGDRGEREYAQELDSHQGKVLRITKEGEAVKDNPFTKRKGTLPEIYSYGHRNSQGIFYDRSKDELWINEHGPRGGDEINLVEPGKNYGWPVITHGREYWGPSIGVGTEKEGMEQPLYHFTPSIAPSGLFIYSGKMFKDWKGSFFSGALKLTHLNRLYEEDGSWKEERIDTFGKERVRAIKEAPDGSIFVGTDSGRIIRLFF, encoded by the coding sequence ATGAATAAAACTATTTTGATTCTTACTTTGTTAATATCTTTAAGTATGAACACTTTTTCGTCATCATACTCTCCTAAAATTGAGGAAGTAGCAAGAGGACAGGGTATCATATGGGCTTTTGATTTTCTGCCCGGGGGTAATATTTTATTTACAGAGAGGGAGGGAAGATTAAAACACCTTGATCTGGAAACGAAGGAGATCACTGAAATAACTGGGATACCAGAGGTTGAAACTGTGGGGCAGGGGGGCTTACTGGATATCCATATAGATAAGAAGCTTCAGGTGTTTTTAACATATTCAGCTAGGGATTCAGAAGCAGGTCTTACCACTGCTGTCTACAGTGCCCGATGGGAAGATATGAAGCTGGTGGAGGGAAAGACTATATTTATAGCCACAACGAAAAAAAACAATGAGGGCCGGCACTTTGGGAGCAGGATAGAGGAGAGCAGCAGGGGAAACCTCTTTATCACAGTAGGTGACAGGGGAGAGAGGGAGTATGCACAAGAGCTAGATTCCCACCAAGGTAAGGTCCTCAGGATAACCAAAGAGGGAGAAGCAGTGAAGGATAATCCTTTTACCAAAAGAAAGGGTACCCTCCCTGAAATATATAGTTACGGACATAGAAACTCCCAGGGAATCTTCTATGACAGGAGTAAGGATGAGCTCTGGATAAATGAACATGGACCCCGTGGCGGAGATGAGATCAACTTAGTAGAACCTGGGAAAAACTACGGCTGGCCTGTGATTACCCACGGACGTGAGTACTGGGGACCTAGTATCGGCGTGGGAACTGAAAAGGAGGGAATGGAACAGCCTCTCTATCACTTCACCCCGTCCATTGCCCCTTCAGGTCTTTTTATCTATAGCGGAAAGATGTTTAAAGATTGGAAGGGAAGCTTTTTCTCAGGAGCCCTTAAACTGACACATCTAAACAGACTTTATGAAGAAGATGGTAGCTGGAAGGAGGAGCGGATAGATACTTTCGGAAAGGAACGGGTACGGGCTATAAAAGAGGCTCCAGACGGATCGATTTTTGTGGGTACAGACTCTGGCAGGATTATCCGTCTCTTCTTCTAG
- the bla gene encoding class A beta-lactamase has protein sequence MIKKIVKFIPVVCMLLVNSITFANKLPNVVIKEITAVEKRLGANVGVAVYDTKDHRISEYNGDKRFPLMSTFKTLAAANILYKTDQRLLSLEKKISIHEDEILSYAPVTKEFVGETMKLNEVCSAAMSMSDNTAANIMLENLGGPQELTKFLREIGDTTTRIDRIEPELNEALKGDERDTTTPKAIVKTLNKLLYGKVLSNTSKEQLKKWMMDNKVADNLFRAVLPKKYLIADRSGAGGYGSRGITAVVWSEDRTPIIISVYLTQTDATFVERNEAIVQIGDVIFNEYLKN, from the coding sequence ATGATAAAGAAAATAGTAAAATTTATTCCTGTAGTTTGTATGTTACTAGTAAATTCAATTACGTTTGCAAATAAACTTCCTAATGTAGTTATCAAAGAGATAACTGCGGTAGAAAAAAGGCTAGGTGCAAATGTTGGTGTGGCTGTATATGATACTAAAGATCATAGAATATCAGAGTATAATGGTGACAAAAGGTTTCCATTGATGAGTACATTTAAAACTTTAGCAGCGGCAAATATTTTATATAAAACAGATCAAAGATTGTTATCATTAGAAAAAAAGATAAGTATACATGAGGATGAAATTCTTAGCTATGCTCCAGTTACAAAAGAGTTTGTAGGTGAGACAATGAAATTAAATGAAGTTTGTTCAGCAGCTATGTCAATGAGTGACAATACCGCTGCAAATATAATGTTAGAAAATTTAGGGGGTCCTCAAGAATTAACTAAATTTTTAAGAGAAATAGGTGATACTACAACTAGAATAGATAGAATAGAACCGGAACTTAATGAAGCTTTAAAAGGGGATGAACGTGATACTACAACCCCAAAGGCTATTGTAAAAACCCTAAATAAATTATTATATGGAAAAGTATTATCTAACACTTCAAAAGAGCAACTAAAAAAATGGATGATGGATAATAAGGTCGCAGATAACCTCTTTAGAGCGGTTCTTCCTAAAAAATATCTTATTGCAGACAGATCAGGTGCCGGAGGGTATGGCTCTCGAGGTATAACAGCAGTAGTTTGGTCTGAAGATAGAACTCCTATAATTATCAGTGTCTATTTAACTCAAACGGATGCAACATTTGTTGAGAGAAATGAAGCTATTGTTCAAATAGGTGACGTAATATTTAATGAATATTTGAAGAATTAA
- the pstA gene encoding phosphate ABC transporter permease PstA, producing the protein MSILKGKGEKIIESFIKTIGLLSILPVVLILGYIIFTGVPAISWNFLSQAPKDGMRAGGILPAIIGSLYLTLGTIVVSVPFGILTGVYLVEYSKDNWIRRTINLTIVNLAGIPSIIYGLFGMAFFVIYMKMGASILAGSLTLGIMCLPVIITATRESLLAVPNHLREASLALGATKWETIWKVILPAGSPGILTGVILSISRAAGETAPIMFTVAAFYLPFLPESIWDQAMTLPYHLYVISTQVPNMPKANMDGTLFVLVSITVGFNVLGAYVRTKFKQR; encoded by the coding sequence ATGAGCATACTAAAGGGAAAAGGAGAAAAAATAATAGAAAGTTTCATAAAGACTATAGGATTACTTTCTATACTTCCAGTAGTTCTTATCTTAGGATATATAATCTTTACAGGAGTTCCTGCTATTTCATGGAATTTTTTAAGCCAGGCTCCAAAAGATGGGATGAGGGCAGGAGGAATTTTACCAGCAATCATTGGAAGTCTGTACCTTACATTGGGAACTATAGTTGTATCTGTACCATTTGGAATACTTACAGGTGTTTACCTTGTAGAATATTCTAAAGACAATTGGATAAGAAGAACTATCAACCTTACAATAGTTAATTTAGCTGGGATACCGAGTATCATATATGGACTTTTTGGTATGGCCTTCTTCGTAATATATATGAAGATGGGAGCTTCTATCTTAGCCGGTTCTCTCACATTGGGAATAATGTGTCTACCAGTAATCATTACAGCTACTAGAGAATCCCTATTGGCGGTACCTAACCACTTAAGAGAAGCTTCCCTAGCATTAGGTGCTACCAAGTGGGAAACCATATGGAAAGTTATTCTTCCTGCAGGGTCACCTGGGATACTTACAGGTGTTATCTTGAGTATATCTAGAGCCGCAGGAGAAACCGCTCCTATAATGTTTACTGTAGCAGCATTCTATCTACCATTTTTACCTGAAAGTATCTGGGATCAGGCTATGACACTGCCATATCACCTGTATGTAATATCTACCCAAGTTCCTAATATGCCAAAGGCTAATATGGATGGAACATTATTTGTCCTGGTGTCAATAACAGTTGGATTCAATGTATTAGGAGCATATGTAAGAACAAAATTTAAACAGAGGTAG
- a CDS encoding diguanylate cyclase domain-containing protein, protein MILLWTKENCIAKIKIKNLGYDTLHVTSFEKMIELLRNNPTINLLIIDVDSFDNVIIFLEEILAIKNIPIIYLTSKHERSLDEKYNNTACYGYLYSNSNNFVFDSTIKMAFSFFEKNKKLKKLEGQLKKGEIEYQNIFKNHHAIMLIINPKTGDIIRANLAASNFYGWSQKELRNMNIRDINTLTKEQVKAKMQLANSKNKAQFFFKHKLSDGTIKDVEVHSGSMMIEGNKMLFSIIYDITERKQAEKKIKYFAYFDSLTSLPNRKMFSEKLNQAILNSEKNNLKFALFFMDLDSFKNVNDSFGHLIGDQLLINVAKRLKKSLRKDSKIFRLGGDEFAIIVEDITTYQKISIICNRILKELEKPFILNNNEVSSSVSIGISIYPDNGLDAKTILKNSDKAMYNVKKSGKRGYKFYSSEII, encoded by the coding sequence ATGATATTATTATGGACTAAAGAAAACTGCATTGCAAAAATAAAAATAAAAAATTTAGGGTATGATACTCTTCACGTCACTTCTTTTGAGAAAATGATTGAATTACTTAGAAATAATCCAACAATTAATTTGCTTATAATTGATGTCGATTCATTTGATAATGTTATAATTTTTCTAGAAGAAATTTTAGCAATTAAAAATATTCCTATTATATACCTTACGTCAAAACACGAAAGATCTTTGGATGAAAAATATAATAATACTGCTTGTTATGGATATCTCTATAGTAATTCTAATAATTTTGTTTTTGATTCTACAATTAAAATGGCTTTTAGTTTTTTTGAAAAAAACAAAAAATTAAAAAAGTTGGAAGGACAGTTAAAAAAAGGTGAAATAGAATATCAAAATATATTTAAAAATCATCACGCTATAATGTTAATTATAAATCCTAAAACTGGGGATATCATTCGAGCTAACCTTGCCGCTAGTAATTTTTATGGATGGAGTCAGAAAGAACTAAGGAATATGAATATAAGAGATATAAATACGCTAACTAAAGAACAAGTTAAAGCTAAGATGCAATTAGCAAATTCAAAAAATAAAGCCCAATTCTTCTTTAAGCACAAATTATCTGATGGAACTATTAAGGATGTTGAGGTGCATTCAGGATCAATGATGATAGAAGGGAATAAAATGCTTTTTTCTATTATTTACGATATAACCGAACGTAAACAGGCTGAAAAAAAAATTAAATACTTTGCTTACTTTGATTCATTAACAAGTTTACCTAATCGTAAAATGTTTTCTGAAAAATTAAATCAAGCAATTTTGAATTCAGAAAAAAATAATTTAAAATTTGCTCTTTTTTTCATGGATTTAGATTCTTTTAAAAATGTTAACGATTCCTTTGGGCATCTTATAGGAGATCAACTTCTCATTAACGTCGCAAAACGTCTAAAAAAAAGTCTACGTAAAGATAGTAAAATATTTCGTTTAGGTGGAGACGAATTCGCAATAATTGTAGAGGACATTACTACCTATCAAAAGATTTCTATAATTTGTAATAGAATACTTAAAGAATTAGAAAAACCTTTTATCCTTAACAATAACGAAGTGTCTTCTTCTGTCAGCATAGGTATTTCTATTTATCCTGATAATGGGTTAGATGCTAAAACTATTTTAAAAAACTCAGATAAAGCAATGTATAACGTAAAAAAATCTGGGAAAAGGGGATATAAATTTTATTCTTCAGAGATAATTTAA
- the dtd gene encoding D-aminoacyl-tRNA deacylase: MRVVLQRVSRASVEVEGSVIGKIDNGLLLLLGIHVDDNMKELEWMVNKVIGLRIFEDEDGKMNNSLTDVDGSLLIVSQFTLYGDCEKGRRPGFTDAARPEKAIPMYEEFIDRCKKLGVHVESGEFGADMKVDLLNDGPVTLVIDSPARLRG, translated from the coding sequence ATGAGAGTCGTTTTACAAAGAGTTTCAAGGGCAAGTGTAGAAGTAGAAGGAAGTGTAATTGGAAAAATAGACAATGGATTATTACTGTTATTAGGTATCCACGTAGATGATAATATGAAGGAATTAGAGTGGATGGTTAATAAAGTCATAGGACTTAGAATATTTGAAGATGAGGATGGAAAGATGAATAATTCCTTGACCGATGTAGACGGAAGCCTTCTAATAGTTTCACAATTTACCCTTTATGGTGACTGTGAAAAGGGAAGAAGACCAGGGTTTACAGATGCTGCCAGACCAGAAAAAGCTATTCCTATGTATGAAGAATTTATAGATAGATGTAAAAAATTAGGAGTTCATGTAGAAAGTGGTGAATTTGGTGCCGACATGAAGGTGGATCTTTTAAATGATGGTCCTGTTACCTTGGTAATTGATTCTCCTGCAAGACTTAGAGGATAG
- the pstC gene encoding phosphate ABC transporter permease subunit PstC, translating into MNIRKTKDLLMKNSIFGIAGFNIIIVFLIFFFVFTNSMKFFTSFPIGNFFLGKEWISLSDKYGLLPLFMGSFWVTLVALGISVPLSIITAIYIAEYASSKTRERLKVLIETMAALPSVVLGYIGLYVLSNPIKEFFGLNTGLTALTGGILLAFMSIPTMVSISDDSIRALDNSYKEASLALGANKLETIIKIILPAAFPGIFAGIMLGFGRIIGETMTVLMVTGNAPILDSGILSPVRTLTATIAAEMGEVVQGSTHYYSLFAVALILFAISFATNTIADHFIHKSRKTMGK; encoded by the coding sequence ATGAATATAAGAAAAACTAAAGATTTACTTATGAAGAATAGTATCTTCGGGATAGCAGGATTTAACATAATAATTGTATTTTTAATATTCTTCTTTGTTTTTACAAACAGTATGAAGTTTTTTACCAGCTTCCCTATAGGAAACTTCTTCTTAGGAAAGGAATGGATCTCTCTTTCTGATAAATATGGATTACTTCCTTTATTTATGGGAAGTTTCTGGGTGACCTTAGTGGCATTAGGTATTTCTGTACCCCTGAGTATTATTACAGCCATATATATAGCTGAATATGCTTCTTCAAAAACGAGAGAAAGACTTAAGGTTCTTATAGAAACCATGGCAGCTCTACCTTCAGTTGTACTGGGTTATATAGGACTCTATGTTCTTTCTAACCCTATCAAAGAATTCTTTGGGTTAAATACAGGGCTCACTGCACTTACAGGGGGTATATTATTAGCCTTTATGTCGATACCTACTATGGTAAGTATATCGGATGATTCCATCAGAGCTCTTGATAATTCTTACAAAGAAGCATCTTTAGCCTTAGGGGCAAATAAGTTAGAAACCATCATTAAGATTATTTTACCGGCAGCTTTTCCAGGAATATTTGCTGGGATTATGTTGGGATTTGGAAGAATCATCGGTGAAACAATGACGGTACTTATGGTAACAGGTAACGCACCTATCTTAGATTCTGGCATCCTTTCACCAGTAAGAACACTTACAGCTACTATTGCTGCTGAGATGGGAGAAGTAGTTCAGGGCAGTACTCATTATTACTCACTTTTCGCAGTAGCCCTTATATTATTTGCTATCAGTTTTGCCACTAATACAATAGCCGATCACTTTATACATAAATCTAGAAAAACAATGGGAAAATAA
- the hydE gene encoding [FeFe] hydrogenase H-cluster radical SAM maturase HydE — protein sequence MNIERILNKEKLDRSDLIDLMNTSSAEDIEKIFKKAYEVKLENIGNKVYYRGLIEISNECIKNCLYCGIRRDNDNVEKFRMTKEQILEGAKWIYENNYASIAIQAGERCDEEFVNFIEDVVIGIKEISNNKLGITLSLGEQTYETYKRWYDAGAHRYLLRIESSNKEIYESLHPKDPLHNHETRIECLRDLRKAGYQVGTGVMIGLPGQTTEDLVDDILFYEKMDIDMIGMGPYILHDDTPMGKKEKNNILDKKKRVELGLKMIALTRIYLKDVNIAATTALQGLDPLGREKGLKAGANILMPITTLKEHKAKYQLYNNKPCIDDNADQCKSCLGKRVESVGDEIIYNNWGDSPHFKKKLLK from the coding sequence TTGAATATAGAAAGAATATTAAATAAAGAAAAATTAGATCGAAGTGATTTGATCGACTTAATGAATACAAGTTCAGCAGAGGATATAGAAAAAATATTCAAAAAAGCTTATGAAGTTAAGTTAGAAAATATTGGGAATAAAGTTTATTATCGTGGACTCATAGAAATCAGTAATGAGTGCATTAAAAACTGCCTTTATTGTGGAATTAGACGAGACAACGATAATGTTGAAAAATTTAGAATGACCAAAGAACAGATCTTAGAAGGGGCTAAGTGGATATATGAAAATAACTATGCATCTATAGCTATTCAAGCTGGAGAGAGGTGTGATGAAGAATTTGTTAACTTTATTGAGGACGTTGTAATTGGAATAAAAGAGATTTCTAACAATAAATTGGGGATTACTCTATCCCTCGGGGAACAGACATATGAAACTTATAAAAGATGGTACGATGCAGGAGCTCATAGATATTTACTTAGAATTGAGAGCTCTAATAAAGAGATCTATGAATCTCTTCACCCAAAAGATCCTCTTCACAATCATGAGACTAGAATAGAATGTCTAAGAGACCTTAGAAAAGCTGGATATCAAGTAGGTACGGGAGTAATGATTGGTTTACCAGGTCAGACTACAGAAGATTTAGTGGATGATATATTATTTTATGAGAAGATGGATATAGATATGATAGGTATGGGGCCTTATATCCTTCATGATGATACTCCCATGGGGAAAAAGGAAAAAAATAATATCTTAGATAAGAAAAAAAGAGTGGAATTAGGGTTAAAGATGATAGCCTTGACGAGAATCTACTTAAAAGATGTTAATATCGCAGCAACTACTGCTCTTCAGGGATTAGATCCTCTTGGCAGAGAGAAAGGATTAAAAGCGGGAGCTAATATTTTAATGCCTATTACAACTTTAAAAGAGCATAAGGCTAAATATCAACTTTATAACAATAAACCATGTATAGATGATAATGCTGATCAGTGTAAAAGTTGTCTAGGAAAGAGGGTTGAAAGTGTAGGAGATGAGATTATTTATAACAACTGGGGAGACTCTCCACATTTTAAAAAGAAACTGCTTAAATAA